A single window of Sulfurimonas sp. hsl 1-7 DNA harbors:
- the gyrA gene encoding DNA gyrase subunit A: MGDLLNNEEIQTINIEETLQNSYLDYSMSVIVGRALPDVRDGLKPVHRRILYAMDKLNLSFGSKYKKSARIVGDVIGQYHPHGDTAVYDALVRMAQDFSMRMELVDGQGNFGSVDGDSAAAMRYTEARMTKYAGELLKDLDKNTVNMIDNYDATTKEPDVMPTRVPNLLINGSSGIAVGMATNIPPHNPTEVMNALKAVLANPKISLNELMEYIPAPDFPTGGIIFGKKGIVEAYESGRGRIKIRAKTHIEQKGKKEIIIIDELPYQVNKARLIENVANLVKDKLIDGVSEIRDESDRDGMRVVIELKKDAMSEIVLNNLFKQTAMQVTFGIIMLSILNQEPRIFGLIDILKHFINHRKTIIIRRTIFDLEKAKARAHILEGLKKAIDIIDDVIRVIRASNTEELAKENLVSEFDFSEIQAASIVAMRLGRLTGLEIEKIENELQELMKLIEYLESILKSEEVLHGIIDEEFDEILETYSGKRKTDIEDDYDDIDIEDLIPNEPMVVTITHRGYIKRVPLANYEKQKRGGKGKTAVTTYEDDFIERFFTCNTHDTLLFVTDRGQLHWLKVYKIPEGTRTAKGKAVVNLLQLVADEKIQSIIPTTDFSEEKSLVFFTQNGIVKRTNLSEYSNIRSNGVRAIVLDDDDSLITAKIAEPETKYLFIVTKLAQCIKFEIEKTREQGRSTRGVRGIKFKHAGDEVVDANIISSDEQEILIVSEKGIGKRTDAGEYRLTNRGGSGVIAMKMTAKTGKNVVGILMVDESMDMMALTKAGKMIRVDMQTISKSSRNTSGVYIVKGDDVASISRCPKKEEDEDEEGTEEENPSLDLE; this comes from the coding sequence ATGGGTGATTTGCTAAATAATGAAGAGATACAAACTATAAATATTGAAGAGACACTTCAAAATAGTTATCTTGACTATTCGATGAGTGTTATCGTCGGTCGTGCGTTACCAGATGTAAGAGATGGTTTAAAACCGGTTCATAGACGTATACTATATGCGATGGACAAACTAAACCTCTCTTTTGGTTCAAAGTATAAAAAATCTGCACGTATCGTCGGGGATGTTATCGGTCAGTACCACCCGCATGGTGATACAGCAGTTTACGATGCTCTTGTTCGTATGGCTCAAGACTTCTCAATGAGAATGGAACTTGTTGACGGACAAGGTAACTTCGGTTCAGTTGACGGTGATAGTGCGGCAGCAATGCGTTATACGGAAGCACGTATGACAAAGTATGCAGGAGAGCTGTTAAAAGATCTTGATAAAAACACTGTAAATATGATCGATAACTACGATGCTACAACAAAAGAACCAGATGTAATGCCTACTCGTGTACCAAACTTACTTATTAACGGTTCGAGCGGTATCGCAGTTGGTATGGCTACAAACATACCTCCACATAACCCAACTGAAGTGATGAATGCACTCAAAGCCGTTTTAGCAAATCCAAAAATTTCATTAAACGAATTAATGGAATATATCCCGGCACCAGACTTTCCAACGGGTGGTATCATTTTCGGTAAAAAAGGTATTGTAGAAGCATACGAAAGTGGTCGTGGCCGTATCAAGATTCGTGCGAAAACACATATCGAGCAAAAAGGTAAAAAAGAGATCATCATTATTGATGAACTTCCTTACCAAGTAAATAAAGCACGTTTAATCGAAAATGTTGCAAACTTAGTAAAAGACAAACTAATCGACGGTGTAAGTGAGATTCGTGATGAATCAGACCGTGATGGTATGCGTGTCGTAATCGAGCTGAAAAAAGATGCAATGAGCGAGATCGTTCTTAACAACCTTTTCAAACAAACTGCTATGCAAGTAACGTTTGGTATCATTATGCTATCTATATTAAATCAAGAACCTCGTATCTTTGGTTTAATTGATATCTTAAAACACTTTATCAATCACCGTAAAACAATTATTATTCGTCGTACAATCTTTGATCTTGAAAAAGCAAAAGCACGTGCACACATCTTAGAGGGTCTCAAAAAAGCGATCGACATCATTGATGATGTTATCCGTGTTATTCGTGCATCAAATACGGAAGAGTTAGCAAAAGAGAATCTTGTAAGCGAATTTGACTTCTCTGAAATTCAAGCAGCAAGTATCGTTGCTATGAGACTTGGTCGTCTAACTGGTTTAGAGATCGAGAAAATTGAGAATGAACTTCAAGAGTTAATGAAACTGATCGAATACCTAGAATCAATCTTAAAAAGCGAAGAGGTTCTTCACGGTATTATCGATGAAGAGTTTGATGAAATTTTAGAAACATACTCTGGAAAAAGAAAAACAGATATTGAAGATGATTATGATGATATCGATATCGAAGACTTAATTCCAAATGAGCCTATGGTTGTAACTATTACACACAGAGGTTATATTAAACGTGTACCTTTAGCGAACTATGAGAAACAAAAACGCGGCGGTAAAGGAAAAACTGCTGTAACTACATACGAAGATGACTTTATTGAAAGATTCTTTACATGTAATACACACGATACATTATTATTTGTAACTGACCGCGGTCAACTTCACTGGTTAAAAGTGTATAAAATTCCAGAAGGTACAAGAACAGCTAAAGGTAAAGCAGTTGTTAACCTTCTTCAATTAGTTGCAGACGAGAAGATTCAGTCTATCATCCCTACAACAGACTTTAGCGAAGAGAAATCTTTAGTATTCTTTACTCAAAACGGTATTGTAAAACGTACAAATTTAAGTGAATACAGCAATATTAGAAGTAACGGTGTTAGAGCGATTGTACTTGATGATGACGATTCTCTAATTACTGCAAAAATTGCAGAGCCTGAAACTAAATACCTCTTCATTGTTACAAAACTTGCACAGTGTATCAAGTTTGAGATCGAGAAAACTCGTGAACAAGGTAGAAGTACACGTGGTGTTAGAGGTATCAAGTTTAAACATGCGGGTGATGAAGTTGTAGATGCAAACATCATCTCAAGTGATGAACAAGAGATCCTGATTGTAAGTGAAAAAGGTATCGGTAAACGTACTGATGCCGGTGAATATCGTCTGACTAACCGTGGCGGTTCAGGTGTAATTGCTATGAAAATGACGGCAAAAACAGGTAAAAATGTTGTCGGTATTCTAATGGTTGATGAGAGCATGGATATGATGGCACTTACAAAAGCCGGAAAAATGATCCGTGTAGATATGCAAACTATCTCAAAATCAAGCCGTAACACTTCAGGTGTATATATAGTAAAAGGGGATGATGTAGCAAGTATTTCTCGTTGTCCTAAAAAAGAAGAAGATGAAGATGAAGAAGGTACAGAGGAAGAAAACCCAAGTTTAGACTTGGAATAG
- a CDS encoding LPP20 family lipoprotein: MKYSLVLLALLSLNVYAGYTPNSVSSEQQEPVKVITTPNETVINVNYPTVEQQPAPVQEASKTSDNKEEMATADTADNEPVLEADKELIISVVGQGVAPINTVSPAQAYALAKRAAVADAYRLIAEKVKGVRVDGQDLIKNMMVKRSTVRTSVQAMVKNANIVETNFKEGLCEVEMEIALSYSQFAH, encoded by the coding sequence ATGAAATACTCTTTAGTATTACTTGCTTTATTAAGTTTAAATGTTTATGCCGGCTATACACCAAACAGTGTATCTTCTGAGCAACAAGAACCTGTTAAAGTTATTACTACACCTAACGAAACTGTGATTAATGTGAACTACCCGACGGTAGAACAACAACCTGCACCTGTTCAAGAGGCTAGTAAAACTTCAGATAATAAAGAAGAGATGGCAACTGCCGATACTGCAGATAACGAACCTGTTTTAGAAGCTGACAAAGAACTTATTATCAGTGTTGTAGGTCAAGGTGTAGCACCAATAAACACAGTTTCACCTGCACAAGCTTATGCACTTGCAAAACGTGCAGCTGTTGCTGATGCTTACAGACTTATTGCTGAAAAAGTAAAAGGTGTTCGTGTTGATGGTCAAGACTTAATCAAAAACATGATGGTAAAACGTTCAACTGTTAGAACATCAGTTCAAGCAATGGTTAAAAATGCAAATATCGTTGAAACAAATTTTAAAGAGGGTCTATGCGAAGTAGAGATGGAGATCGCTCTATCTTATTCTCAATTTGCGCACTAA
- a CDS encoding sigma-54-dependent transcriptional regulator has translation MKIAIVEDDINMRKSLEIAMGDFKEFEIKTFKNAKDALKGLDDSFDLVITDINMPGMDGIEFVKELGGKFEVIIMTGNATLSRAIESIQLGVKDFLLKPFDVDTLIEAIKREEKVQNVKKTVSKKTKNDTSDFLGESEALKNILKLADKASKTDASILLLGESGVGKEVFASYVHKNSLRAKKPFVAINMAAIPENLIESELFGFEKGAFTDAVEAKAGQFELANGGTLFLDEIGEMPYGVQAKLLRALQEKEVRRLGSSKPIKIDIRVVSATNANLDEKIKGGEFREDLYYRLNTIPLNIPPLRERKDEILSIAEITCEKNCKKYGFENKTFSDEAKNELLEYNWPGNIRELISVIERAVILSETDKIQKEDLYLDTRK, from the coding sequence GTGAAGATAGCAATAGTTGAAGATGATATCAATATGCGTAAATCGTTAGAGATTGCTATGGGTGACTTTAAAGAGTTTGAGATAAAAACCTTTAAAAATGCCAAAGATGCACTCAAAGGCTTAGATGATAGCTTCGATCTCGTTATAACAGATATCAATATGCCGGGTATGGACGGTATAGAGTTTGTTAAAGAACTTGGCGGGAAATTTGAAGTTATTATTATGACCGGTAATGCGACCTTATCTCGTGCTATTGAATCTATTCAGTTAGGTGTAAAGGACTTTTTACTCAAGCCGTTTGATGTAGATACGTTAATTGAAGCTATTAAACGGGAAGAGAAAGTACAAAATGTTAAAAAAACTGTTTCTAAAAAAACTAAAAATGACACAAGCGATTTTTTAGGAGAATCAGAAGCACTTAAAAATATTTTGAAACTTGCCGATAAAGCGAGTAAAACAGATGCCAGTATTTTACTCTTAGGAGAAAGCGGTGTCGGGAAAGAGGTTTTTGCTTCTTATGTGCATAAAAATTCACTAAGAGCAAAGAAACCTTTTGTAGCTATCAATATGGCTGCTATTCCTGAAAACCTTATAGAGAGTGAACTATTCGGCTTCGAAAAAGGTGCTTTTACGGATGCTGTTGAAGCAAAAGCGGGACAATTTGAACTTGCAAACGGCGGGACACTCTTTTTAGATGAGATTGGTGAGATGCCTTACGGAGTTCAAGCAAAACTGCTTCGTGCTCTACAAGAGAAAGAGGTACGTCGTCTTGGTTCATCAAAACCGATCAAGATAGATATTAGAGTCGTTTCTGCGACGAATGCAAACCTAGATGAAAAGATCAAGGGTGGAGAGTTTAGAGAAGATTTATATTATAGATTAAATACAATTCCACTTAATATTCCACCTTTACGAGAGCGTAAAGATGAGATATTAAGCATTGCAGAGATTACATGTGAAAAAAACTGTAAAAAGTATGGGTTTGAAAATAAAACATTTTCAGATGAGGCAAAAAATGAGTTGTTAGAGTATAATTGGCCAGGAAATATTCGTGAGCTTATCTCTGTAATTGAGAGAGCGGTTATACTTAGCGAAACTGATAAAATTCAAAAAGAAGATTTATATTTAGATACAAGAAAGTAG
- a CDS encoding aspartate-semialdehyde dehydrogenase: MKKYNLAVVGANGAVGEEVLRILEEIDFPLNKLVPLASSRSAGNTVDFNGEDLVIKELTHDIFEQEDVEIAIFSAGGGVSAEYAPSAVKAGAVVIDNTSHFRMDPNVPLVVPEVNPEDIAKWKKTGIIANPNCSTIQMVQALKPLDEAYDLVRVDVSTYQATSGAGKSAMEELVQQMQDFFAFKLSESEHKAFNQQIALNVIPQIDKFMENGYTKEEMKMVNETTKIMHKEIALSATCVRVPVLRGHSETLTLTFDSEVNANEARDILSKAPNIVILDDPSAAVYPMPKDCVDRNETFVGRIREDVYSNNMLHMFVVADNLRVGAATNAVRIAQKFIEMQEA; encoded by the coding sequence ATGAAAAAATACAATTTAGCGGTAGTTGGTGCAAATGGTGCTGTTGGTGAAGAGGTATTAAGAATCTTAGAAGAGATCGATTTTCCTTTAAATAAACTTGTTCCACTAGCAAGTAGTAGAAGTGCAGGTAATACTGTTGATTTTAACGGTGAAGATTTAGTAATCAAAGAGTTAACGCACGATATCTTTGAACAAGAGGATGTTGAGATCGCTATCTTTAGTGCAGGTGGAGGCGTAAGTGCCGAGTATGCACCATCAGCTGTAAAAGCAGGTGCTGTAGTGATCGACAATACATCTCACTTTAGAATGGATCCAAATGTTCCTTTAGTTGTGCCAGAGGTAAACCCTGAAGATATCGCTAAATGGAAAAAAACAGGAATTATTGCTAACCCTAACTGTTCAACTATTCAGATGGTTCAAGCACTTAAACCACTTGATGAAGCTTATGATCTTGTACGTGTTGATGTATCAACTTACCAAGCGACAAGCGGTGCAGGTAAATCTGCTATGGAAGAGCTAGTACAACAGATGCAAGACTTCTTTGCTTTTAAACTTAGTGAGAGTGAGCATAAAGCATTTAACCAGCAAATCGCTTTAAACGTAATCCCGCAAATTGATAAATTTATGGAGAACGGTTACACAAAAGAAGAGATGAAAATGGTTAATGAAACAACTAAAATCATGCATAAAGAGATAGCGCTGAGTGCTACTTGTGTTCGTGTACCTGTTCTTCGTGGACACTCTGAGACATTAACACTTACATTTGACAGCGAAGTAAACGCTAATGAAGCTAGAGATATCCTTTCTAAAGCTCCAAACATCGTTATCTTAGATGATCCAAGTGCAGCTGTATATCCAATGCCGAAAGATTGTGTTGATCGTAATGAAACTTTTGTTGGGCGTATCAGAGAAGATGTATACTCAAACAATATGTTACATATGTTTGTTGTTGCTGATAACTTAAGAGTTGGTGCTGCGACAAATGCAGTAAGAATTGCTCAAAAATTTATAGAGATGCAAGAGGCTTAA
- a CDS encoding YqhA family protein produces MFEKIFENGLWGSRFIVLLAVIFGLLGAIALFAVASFDIYETVKLVINTYINHLHPEHFHDLVVGGIIGAVDLYLIGIVMLLFSFGLYELFISDIDIAREDDEENKILSIHSLDQLKDKISKVIVMVLVVGFFQKVGLTSYTSPLELLYLALSITAVAVGLYFLSKVGHHH; encoded by the coding sequence ATGTTTGAAAAAATATTTGAAAACGGACTTTGGGGTTCAAGATTTATCGTTTTACTTGCGGTAATCTTTGGTCTACTTGGTGCTATAGCTCTATTTGCTGTTGCATCATTTGATATTTATGAAACTGTTAAACTGGTTATAAATACATATATAAACCACCTTCACCCTGAACATTTCCACGATTTAGTAGTGGGTGGCATTATCGGTGCAGTTGATCTTTACCTAATCGGTATAGTAATGCTACTGTTCTCTTTTGGTTTATATGAGCTGTTTATCTCAGATATTGACATTGCCAGAGAGGATGACGAAGAGAATAAAATTCTTTCAATCCACTCTCTTGATCAACTAAAAGATAAAATTTCTAAAGTTATTGTTATGGTTTTAGTAGTTGGTTTTTTCCAAAAAGTTGGGCTTACAAGTTACACTTCACCATTAGAACTTTTATATTTAGCCCTTTCTATTACTGCTGTTGCTGTTGGTTTATACTTTTTAAGTAAAGTTGGGCATCATCATTAG
- the hemE gene encoding uroporphyrinogen decarboxylase: MSKIFVDACFGKETPYTPVWMMRQAGRYLPEYMEVRAKAGNFLNLCHNPEMACEVTLQPVDILDVDAAILFSDILVIPDEMGMDLSFVKGEGPKFSDPITCEADLDRLIGGEEAASKLTYVYETIELIKTKLADDKALIGFTGAPWTLATYMIEGQGTKTYNICKKMMYSNPDLLHKILRKVTDVVKIYMEKQIEAGVDVVQVFDSWAAAIEPGMYDEFSWKYMVEISEYLKEKYPHIPVILFPKGIPAFLDKVYGNFDVFGVDWSTPMKFAKERLGDKYVLQGNMEPCRLYSKEATTKCVEVIQETMQGKRHIFNLGHGILPDVPVENAKHFINECHRVSGKK; this comes from the coding sequence ATGAGTAAGATATTTGTAGATGCATGTTTTGGAAAAGAAACACCTTATACACCGGTTTGGATGATGAGACAAGCTGGTCGTTATCTACCGGAATATATGGAAGTAAGAGCAAAAGCCGGAAATTTCTTAAACCTTTGCCACAATCCTGAGATGGCATGTGAAGTTACACTACAACCAGTTGACATCCTAGATGTAGATGCTGCTATTTTATTTAGCGATATCTTAGTTATTCCGGATGAGATGGGGATGGATTTATCATTTGTAAAAGGTGAAGGTCCTAAGTTTTCTGATCCTATTACTTGTGAAGCTGATCTAGACAGACTTATCGGCGGTGAAGAAGCTGCATCAAAACTTACTTATGTGTATGAAACAATTGAGCTAATTAAAACAAAACTAGCTGACGATAAAGCACTAATCGGTTTTACAGGTGCACCTTGGACACTTGCTACGTATATGATCGAAGGACAAGGGACAAAAACATACAACATCTGTAAAAAAATGATGTACTCTAACCCTGATCTATTACACAAAATCCTTAGAAAAGTTACAGACGTTGTAAAAATCTACATGGAAAAACAGATTGAAGCTGGTGTTGACGTTGTTCAAGTATTTGATTCTTGGGCTGCTGCAATTGAGCCGGGTATGTACGATGAATTCTCTTGGAAATATATGGTTGAAATTTCAGAATATTTAAAAGAGAAATACCCACACATTCCAGTAATTTTATTCCCTAAAGGGATTCCTGCATTCTTAGATAAAGTGTACGGAAACTTTGATGTATTCGGTGTAGACTGGTCAACACCAATGAAATTTGCAAAAGAGCGTTTAGGTGATAAATATGTTCTTCAAGGAAATATGGAACCGTGTCGTCTTTACTCAAAAGAAGCAACAACAAAATGTGTAGAAGTTATTCAAGAAACTATGCAGGGAAAACGCCATATCTTCAACTTAGGGCATGGTATCCTTCCTGATGTTCCTGTAGAGAATGCTAAACACTTCATCAATGAGTGTCACAGAGTCAGTGGAAAAAAATAA
- a CDS encoding radical SAM protein yields the protein MSVTESVEKNNIIFGPINSRRFGMSLGIDLSPSHKQCNFDCLYCELAPAATVDHQSKTISVDEIISQLKQHLNDKIDVITLTANGEPTLYPYLDQLIDEINKIKGSTQTLILTNSAMLTDEKVYASLLKLDQVKLSLDAITPEVFKKIDRPHHNINIDALVSKVQQFSKEYTGKLFIEILFVHGLNDSKEEVAKLNDVLLSIDAFRIDLGTIDRPPAYPVMGISYKELYELSHLFDSSLPIHIASRVHAEANNSHYSDDEIINTLDKRPLTMSDIELLFDEDSRKRLEKLLEEDKLSIKKLDNLEFIIPSENSKRKRVK from the coding sequence ATGAGTGTCACAGAGTCAGTGGAAAAAAATAATATAATCTTCGGTCCAATCAACTCACGCCGTTTCGGCATGAGTTTGGGCATCGATCTCTCCCCTTCCCATAAACAATGTAATTTTGACTGTTTATATTGTGAACTTGCACCTGCGGCAACCGTTGATCACCAATCGAAAACTATTTCAGTAGATGAAATTATTTCACAACTAAAACAACATCTTAACGATAAAATAGATGTGATCACACTTACTGCAAACGGAGAGCCGACACTCTACCCTTACCTCGATCAGCTCATCGATGAGATAAATAAGATCAAAGGTTCTACACAAACCCTTATACTTACAAACAGTGCGATGCTTACAGATGAAAAAGTGTATGCCTCACTGCTAAAACTTGACCAGGTAAAACTCTCTTTAGATGCGATTACACCTGAAGTATTTAAAAAGATAGACAGACCGCACCACAATATAAACATTGATGCACTTGTCTCAAAGGTACAACAGTTTTCAAAAGAGTACACAGGCAAGCTTTTTATTGAGATTCTCTTTGTACATGGTTTAAATGACTCAAAAGAGGAAGTCGCTAAACTTAACGATGTTCTTTTGTCTATAGATGCTTTTAGAATAGACCTTGGCACAATTGACAGACCACCGGCCTACCCTGTAATGGGAATTAGTTATAAAGAGCTTTATGAGCTTTCTCATCTTTTTGACAGCTCATTGCCTATCCATATAGCTTCACGTGTACATGCAGAAGCAAACAATAGTCACTATAGTGATGATGAGATCATAAATACCTTAGATAAACGCCCGCTCACTATGAGTGATATTGAACTACTATTTGATGAAGATTCTAGAAAAAGACTTGAAAAACTTTTAGAAGAGGATAAACTTTCTATTAAAAAACTAGACAATCTTGAATTTATCATCCCCTCTGAGAACAGTAAACGAAAAAGAGTTAAATAA
- a CDS encoding PDC sensor domain-containing protein: MQEFMETYNANVDDIEKFLTETIYNLGELSKREEKKFENLFKVFPSLELVYICDNDTLVQISDNIYRDKTSSLPKGRDRSYLMKKIRLNNSDISISKPYISSATGKTCITVVKEEADKIYFMDFTLTALLDRLGLIELHREFNFVSKSFYFVTANLMILLAVFTLGYSIYELGHSLFFKDGVSIESIFKPIIALTLGLAIFDLSKTILEQEVVFKSYSKNSKLEYKVFTKFSITIIIALLIESLMVVFKIALHDYSQMLYAVYLIAGVSILVLALGLFIFFTRKVTR, from the coding sequence ATGCAAGAGTTTATGGAAACATATAACGCTAATGTAGATGATATTGAGAAATTTTTAACAGAAACAATCTACAATTTAGGAGAACTTTCAAAGAGAGAGGAAAAAAAGTTTGAAAACCTTTTTAAAGTATTCCCATCTTTAGAGTTGGTATATATATGCGATAATGATACATTAGTACAAATTTCAGATAATATTTACAGAGATAAAACTAGCTCTTTGCCAAAAGGGAGAGATAGAAGTTATTTAATGAAAAAAATAAGATTAAATAACAGCGATATCTCAATTTCAAAACCTTACATTAGCAGTGCTACGGGAAAAACTTGTATCACAGTTGTAAAAGAGGAAGCGGATAAAATATATTTTATGGACTTTACTTTAACTGCTTTACTCGATAGACTAGGGTTGATCGAGCTGCATAGAGAGTTTAACTTTGTAAGTAAAAGTTTTTATTTTGTAACGGCAAACTTAATGATCCTCCTTGCTGTATTTACACTTGGATACAGTATTTACGAACTTGGACATTCACTGTTTTTTAAAGATGGGGTATCGATAGAATCTATTTTTAAACCAATAATCGCTTTAACGTTAGGACTGGCTATTTTTGACCTCTCCAAAACGATCTTAGAGCAAGAAGTTGTATTTAAAAGTTATTCTAAAAACTCCAAGTTGGAGTACAAAGTATTTACGAAATTCTCAATTACGATTATTATTGCGTTATTGATTGAGTCATTGATGGTTGTATTTAAAATCGCATTGCACGACTACTCGCAAATGCTTTATGCAGTCTATCTGATCGCAGGTGTATCTATTTTAGTACTTGCGTTGGGATTATTTATTTTCTTTACGAGAAAAGTAACGAGATAG
- the groES gene encoding co-chaperone GroES: MNFKPLGERILVKSVAESNTTASGIIIPDNAKEKPNRAEVMAIGSEVKEVNVGNTVVFGKYAGTELALEGQDYIVLELSDVLGVIS; this comes from the coding sequence ATGAATTTTAAACCACTAGGTGAAAGAATACTTGTAAAAAGTGTAGCAGAGTCAAACACAACTGCAAGCGGTATTATTATCCCAGACAATGCAAAAGAGAAACCAAACCGTGCGGAAGTTATGGCTATTGGTAGTGAAGTAAAAGAAGTAAACGTAGGTAATACAGTTGTATTTGGTAAATATGCAGGTACTGAGTTAGCTCTAGAGGGGCAAGACTACATCGTATTAGAACTTTCAGATGTTCTAGGTGTAATTTCATAA
- the groL gene encoding chaperonin GroEL (60 kDa chaperone family; promotes refolding of misfolded polypeptides especially under stressful conditions; forms two stacked rings of heptamers to form a barrel-shaped 14mer; ends can be capped by GroES; misfolded proteins enter the barrel where they are refolded when GroES binds) — MSKEIIFSDNARNALARGVEKLTDAVKVTMGPRGRNVLIQKSYGSPVITKDGVSVAREIELSDKLEDMGAQLVKEVSSNTADEAGDGTTTATVLANSIFKEGLRNITAGANPVEVKRGMDKACEAILEKLKESSKTIKDKSEIAQVATISANSDHEIGDMIAEAMEKVGQDGVITVEEAKGIVDELDVVEGMQFDRGYLSPYFITNTEKMTAEIENPWILLVDSKITSLKDLLPVLEQVQKTSRPLLIIAEDVEGEALSTLVVNKLRGVLNISAVKAPGFGDRRKAMLQDIAILTAGTVISEETGLTLEGTNIQMLGQAARVVIDKDNTVIVNGAGTEDMVQARITEIRTLIENTTSEYDKEKLQERLAKLAGGVAVIKVGAATETEMKEKKDRVDDALSATKAAVEEGIVIGGGAALVRAAAKVNLDLTGDQKIGAEIILRAVKAPVKQISINAGYDAGVVVNTIENSDNENLGFNAATGEYVDMFEAGIIDPLKVERVALTNATSAASLLLTTEAAIFEIPKDEPAADMSGGMPPQMGMPGMM; from the coding sequence ATGTCAAAAGAGATAATTTTTTCAGATAATGCAAGAAATGCTTTAGCTCGCGGTGTTGAGAAATTAACAGACGCAGTAAAAGTAACTATGGGACCACGTGGTCGTAACGTACTTATTCAAAAGTCTTACGGTAGCCCGGTTATCACAAAAGACGGTGTATCTGTAGCTCGTGAAATTGAATTAAGCGACAAACTAGAAGATATGGGTGCACAACTTGTTAAAGAGGTATCTAGTAACACTGCTGATGAAGCTGGTGACGGTACAACTACTGCAACAGTTTTAGCAAACTCTATCTTTAAAGAGGGTCTTAGAAATATCACGGCAGGTGCAAACCCTGTTGAAGTAAAACGTGGTATGGATAAAGCGTGTGAAGCGATTTTAGAAAAGCTAAAAGAGAGTTCTAAAACTATTAAAGACAAAAGCGAGATCGCACAAGTTGCAACTATCTCTGCTAATTCTGATCATGAGATCGGTGATATGATCGCTGAAGCTATGGAAAAAGTTGGTCAAGACGGTGTTATCACTGTTGAAGAAGCAAAAGGTATCGTTGATGAGTTAGATGTTGTTGAGGGTATGCAGTTTGACCGTGGTTACCTTTCACCATATTTCATCACAAATACTGAAAAAATGACTGCAGAGATTGAAAATCCTTGGATCTTACTAGTTGACAGCAAGATCACATCTTTAAAAGATCTTTTACCGGTACTAGAGCAAGTGCAAAAAACTTCTCGTCCACTTCTTATTATCGCTGAAGATGTAGAGGGTGAAGCACTTTCAACGTTAGTTGTAAACAAACTTCGCGGCGTACTTAACATCTCTGCAGTAAAAGCTCCGGGATTCGGTGACAGAAGAAAAGCGATGCTTCAAGATATCGCAATTTTAACTGCGGGAACAGTTATCTCTGAAGAGACTGGTCTTACTCTAGAAGGTACTAACATTCAAATGCTTGGTCAAGCTGCTCGTGTAGTAATTGACAAAGACAATACTGTAATCGTAAACGGTGCTGGAACTGAAGATATGGTACAAGCAAGAATTACTGAGATCAGAACACTTATTGAAAACACAACAAGTGAATATGATAAAGAGAAACTTCAAGAAAGACTTGCAAAACTTGCAGGCGGTGTAGCAGTTATCAAAGTTGGTGCTGCAACTGAAACTGAAATGAAAGAGAAAAAAGACAGAGTTGACGATGCACTTTCAGCTACAAAAGCTGCTGTTGAAGAGGGTATCGTTATCGGTGGTGGTGCTGCATTAGTACGTGCTGCTGCTAAAGTTAACCTTGATCTAACAGGCGATCAGAAGATCGGTGCAGAGATCATCTTAAGAGCTGTAAAAGCTCCTGTAAAACAGATCTCAATCAATGCCGGTTATGATGCAGGTGTAGTTGTAAACACTATTGAAAACTCTGACAACGAGAACCTAGGTTTCAATGCTGCAACTGGTGAATATGTAGATATGTTTGAAGCGGGAATCATCGATCCGTTAAAAGTTGAAAGAGTTGCTTTAACAAATGCAACTTCTGCAGCTTCACTTTTACTAACTACAGAAGCGGCAATCTTTGAAATTCCAAAAGATGAGCCTGCTGCTGATATGAGCGGTGGAATGCCTCCACAAATGGGTATGCCGGGAATGATGTAA